The DNA window GTGGCAACTTCTCCTCGTTGTCCTCTCAGTCCACACAAATCCCGCACACGTGTCCTGCATCGTTTGGTCCTGCTCGAAATCTGTCGGATTGCCCATAAACTGGTCACTGGTCAGCTATGTTCCGAAAACAACAGCATTATCCCGATGTCGTTGTGGTTGGCGTTAAGAGAGTTTAGACCTAATACACAACCAGGCCTATACATGCTATTTTAGTTAGCCAGGAGTGCATATCTCTGTAATGGATTCTCTTTAATAGGTTCCAACTGAAAGTCAttgcatgtatgtatattcggTATATTGCGTAGCGCACTGAATCACATTATTAAAGATAATGACGTGCTGAAATTTTAACCATTTTTGAGTTTAACTTGAAGCTGCATGAgttaaataacaataaagtCCATATGCAACGTATGCTAAAGCGTTGCCTTTATTTCCTGCCCAATTACCCGGCGTAGAATCATTCCCAATTAAGGcgttatttaaattgaattacgTTTCTAAATATAATCCATTGTTATCCAACCTCAtgcatactcgtacatatagTTTCCGGACACGCCGGCAACTAACACAATTGACAAATGCCCATCCTGGGCAACTTAGTGCCGGAATCTTTTTGGCAAAGTTGGCTCACACTAATTACCAACATTAGGCCACCTGCACAGACTCGGCACACTCAATTAGCAACTGTAAACTGCAATTTCTATGCTGGCCCAGTGAGTTCTGGCcagaaagcagcagcaaccgtGGCAGCCGGTTAGCCCAAGTCTTTGGCAACTTTGTCGTTTTCGTTGTGCGCCGCATTATTTATGCCACCTCCTTGACCTTTCGCCTTGATGTCGCTGCTGCCTGTTCGAGGAGCGTAAACTACGCCGGGCCGTTAAATGCGATGGTTTGTCAAATTAAAGTGGTGCCAGAAGTGTAAGCCGGAGCAGCTGGGAATGCTGGAATAGCTTGAAATGCTGGGAAAGCGGAAGTGGAAGCTCTACGAAAACGAACACAACGCAACAACTTAACAACTATTCCAACCGGAAGTGTAGCAGacgcccagcagcaacagaaacagcgaAAGTGTGCGCGGAATTGGATGTTCGGCTATAACGGATGCGGGGCGCCATCCTGCTGTTGTTCGCAAACATGGCGGCAAAAGCCCAGAACCAAAAAGCCACTCAACCCCCTCCATTCTGCTGACCAATCTATGTAGCTCTTCTGACGCaacaattgcattttatttattgcataacTAGCGGCGTTTATGCGTCTGAGAGTAGATGGCAACAaaaggggggaggggaaaCATGTTAGAGTGGCCAGGACCTGAAATGGAACCATTCTGCCTCACGGAAAAGCGAATCCTCCTGCAGCATGGATACCCGCAGTCCAGCACAATAATTACAATCGCTATCAGCGCCGACATTTCACGATGAAAAACTGCATTGGCACGCAACCTGTTGTTGGCTTCCTGCTCTGCTTCCCGGCTCACAGTGCACTCAGCGAAAATGTGCGTAACTGGGCAGCAAAGtggtataaaaaaaactacttAAATGGGGCAAGTATTGCAAGATTACTTGATATATGCCTTAAGCTTTTAGATATTTAACTATGCAGTTTTTAGACTTTTCAGTGGacttttttttgctgtgcagCTACAGATTCCAGTCCCCAGGTCCAGCTAAGCGGTGGCTAAGAGAAGGAGGAGATGGCTGAGCTCACTGTCCAGGAGGAACAGGTCCCTACTTTAACAGGTCCTAACTATGCAAAGCCATAAAACGCAAGTGTCGCAGGGATTATTCATGGACGGGGAATGAAGATGAAGCGGCCAACGGGCTGGCAGTGACAGGTAAACGGAGAAAAGGGAAACGGAAGGACATGCAGCAGGAAAAGTCGAGGGGGAAACAAGATTCCAAGGAATAGGATTTAAGAGAAGAGCAGACTACTTAAGGCTAATTTCATTGCTGGAAATTCCACTATGCAATCTCATACCGAAAGCATCCAAGAGAGAGTGAAAGGTGTAATAAAacatttcgcatttgttttttgcGATACAAATTTAATCCACAGAACAGTGCGAAAATCATGGCGATTGAGTAAAACATATCAATCTGGAAGGTATACCAAGTTAAACAGTCGGTTTGACGCCATCGGCAGCGGACAGGGACTTTCGTTTCTTATTCTGCTTTTCAGTATTATACCAATCCTTTATGTAGTCTATGTTGATTTGGGAGACCCGCTCCAAATAGACAACACTGCCCATATCGCTGTCCAGTGCCAGGATTTCGCAATAAATCGAGCTCATCTTTATATTGCAGCGTTCCAGGGCGTCGGATACTTCGTGTTTGCTGCTTTCAGTCTCGTCaaggaaatgcaatttaaCTTTCTCATGGTTTGTCACAAATCGAGTCTCTGCACCGGGCTTTTTGATCTCCGAATGCAAATCCAGCAGATCCTTCTTAAGCTTTTGCATCGTTGACAGCTTCAGACTAAGTCGCTCCTTTAGGATTTTCAGTACCTTGCGACATTGTTGGGCATTTACTTCCTGGCGTTTGATTAAGTCATCAATAGATACATTGATGTTTTTGGGATCGCTCATGAAGGCGTTGATATCCTTAATGGGATGGACATTGGGCAGCGTTAGTTTTGGCATTCTGCCCTTGCAGCTGATTAAGTTAGTAAAGTCCAATGAATCttcgttttccattttaatggATATTAAATTTCAACTTATATTTTCAGCGGCTTgaattttttgaattttttcgaGTTTATCAGAAAGCATTATATGCAATGACTACTTTCCATAATATCAAGTACGAATTGTATTTGTTAAAGGATCATTCAATTTCGCCTGATTAATTCGTATATATAACCAATCTTATTTTTAGTGTCTTTCCTCGCTCTTTTCCATCAGCAAACGTTGACTTTCTATGGAATCCCTTTCAAGAGTATTTGTTCattgcaattttatttcattttccatttttattggcTGCGCTTTTTTGCGATTTTGATATGCACTAAAAGTCAATTTATTCACTTgacttaatttgatttcaacCTTCAAATAATCCGATCGAGTTTTTGTGCAGTCGCACTTCACGGTTGCACCTTCAAAAGGGAGTTTATTCTGTTCGCTGAAAAGATTTATGAttgttaatttataaaaagtattgaaaacaaaaaatttagctacaattgtttaaatttatctCATCAATTTGTTGTTTGCGTTCTGTGAAGACTGAATTAAATTACGTTGAAGCCTGTTCATTCTTGCGtaatattactcatacgcagtggACACCGGGGAcattgatttaaattcaagAAACCCACGAGGAACAGAAGTTCGAAGTTCGAGAGGAGCTGCAGCAATCTCAACTGCCTCATTGTTAACCCGCACTCAATTTCGATTCCCAATATGCTCCACATAACCGAGAGTAGGGCTCGATTCTCTATGCCCGGTAATCGTACGTGTGGAAAAGACGTCAGCACTGATTGCTGCATAAATGATTGAGCatgtgtggttgtgtgtgtgtgtgcctgtctTTCCATCCCCatcgatgtgtgtgtgtgtgtgtaggtgtgtgtgtgggtgtgtgcgcCTGTGTGGAGCTGAAATGACTTGCCACAGACGAATCGCACTCACTATCAGCATTCCTCCATGCAACAGGACCTGCATCCCAGCGAAGAGGAAGGGGGTTGCATTATATGAAAATTGATGGGAAAtgccaaaatatttaaatctaaTTTTGTTCCTGGCAGCCAGCAGTCGCAGAAGCCGCAGgcattgcatttgattttgattccCGTCCAGTTTTGCCAGCGTGCTTGGCAACTTTTGGCCCGGCgagcatttaaatattcaatacgattatatttttaagcacGCAGCCGGGGGAAAAACTCAAAAAAtgtcaaatgaaaatggatACTTAATAcagaaggaaagaaaaataagagaatattttttaatgcaataGGATTCTTTTTGTGGCCTCAATTTTCATCGCgtttgttttcattgaaaatgACAGTGAATATAAAGCTTCAAGGTGTTAGAAAcaccattttattttttgcacgCGCTCAAAGTCATTTGAGATAAATGTTTATCTCaagcaaatgaaaactgaaatGACTTTCAAAGAATTTTCAATGAATAAAGCGAGTAATCAGAGCTAagctattattatttgtgaTAATTGTAGAATAATgttaactaaatatttttactttatatgggattttttaaaatataatattatattttaaataataggTATCATAAATATAAAGTGAAGTCTAATACCGTCCAGCCATATTGTTAGGAAATGTGTCCACCATTCAAGGCCATCCATTTCCTTACATTTGCTTCCTGACGCGCTTGAACAGAACttaaaatagaatttaaataCCGGCAAATTGTCTGCCTTGGCACCTGTCTACCCATCCTGCCCAGGACACCCTGGACACCCAGAACACCCATTGTCACACCCAAAAGCCCCCATCCAGCAACATTTTTGGGCCATTCAGCCAGCCAACCGTCCAACAATCCAGCGTCATTCGCATTTGCTATTTCCGTTTTGCACGGCCGTGTTGCTGTGTTGGCATTTCATTTAGCGCACAACTTCACATTTGCCTCAGCCGTTGTCTTTCTGCTGCCTTTTCCCATCGCTTGCAATTGCCATTTCCGCTTCCTGAAATTTGCCATTCGTTACACACAGAAGGACACgccgacacacacacacacacacatccacgTGCAAAAAAGGAAGCACTGAAACCGAAACttaaacagaaacagaagcagaagcagcaagCCGCTCCCCGCATGCACcgacattttcatttccatgcTTGGGCGCATCGCAGCGAATCAATTATTCATCATCATCGATTAAGTGAGGGGAGCTTTCTGGCCCCCCAAACAGCCCCCATCCGCCATCCGCCGTCAGCCATCCGCCAATCGCCTCTGTCCTTCCGCCCCGTCACACTTTTATTGTTATGATTTCTGCCGTCTGTAATGGGCACACTTAAAGGACTCCAGCgaccaggaggagcagcagaacGGAACAGAAAAGCGCCAGGATAAAGACAATGGACGGGCTCTCACGTTCGCTGGCTGCTCCATTTCGCGTGAATTTTACCCTCATTTTCGCCGGCTTTTCATACGCTGTAATTGGTGGCCATAGGGGGTATCTAAAATTTGGGATTTTTGGtactgatattttttattattttttaataaccaGAACAAACAATTGATTTTCTCTAAgaaagaaaattgaatttgtagCTATCAACACTTTAATGCAATGCtcctaattaattttatttaccaggttttttatgaaataaaaaaataaacatggacaaaatttaaagaatttttaaaattaattgataaGCTTTTTACAACGGTTTGTTTGCGTTTAATCAAATAATATCATTgtaaaaagcaataaaaatgaaaaaacttttaaaatatatttattattgccAACTTTGCAGCTGCTTTTTCGGCCAATAAATCACAAGGCTAACAAAGCAGTCGATACCACTCATGCCTTCCTACTTCGGCTTATTTGTGTTGTAATTTTAATGAGAATCACTGGGCCTTGGGCCGAAACTAAAAGCTGAGATTggcgaacacacacacatactcggGGAAATGCCCACATATGTTATGCTGACATATCAATACGGTGGGTTGGGGAGGGCGAAGTGCCTGCCTGTGTGAGAGGGGCACATATATCTACACAAACATAACAATACATCGAGAACGTAGATGGGGCGGAAAATGGGAGTGGTAAAGGGGAACAGTGGGTAAGGGGGAAAAGTAGACGGACGGCCATTTCCCTGCCCTCTCATCATACCAATGTGCCTTGCTCCTTGCGCTTATTTTCGCCATTatccattaaatatttatgaaaattgcttttgctgcaGTTTTATTCACTTTCCTGCTTCACTTTGCATGCGTCGCGtcgagcacacacacatagagatCCCCAGTTGAATGGGAAAAGACGAGGGGCCAGTAAAACAATAAAGCTTAAGATTTCAATTTCCTTACGGCTTAAAGCTGACTCTTGGTTTTGGCCAACCCTCCCGCTGCTCTCAGCCATCTCAAGCTCTCGCAGCTCTTGTGTGCTATTCGTGGCTCATAAATCGTGGCAGGACATGTGCCTAGATAATCCAACATTATGAAAAAGCCAGGCCACAATAAATATTCGCATCAATGGCGGCATTCTTAATAGCCAAATCTTAAACGAGCTGCAGGGCGCTCTATAATGAAATATGGCCTCCGAAGTGCGAGATAATTTCTGTAGTTACTTTAATAACACTAATACAAGCTACCAAACTAATCGCTCTCGTGTccttaaaacaatttaaagcTCACTAAACGCATCTTTATGAGACCAGCATTTTACTCATTTATTATACCTAGATATTGAGATGGTCTTacgtttaatttatttccaatTTAATAACAACTGCTTTttaagcagcacaaaacagtctttattttagctgtgcggtCATTTTTTGCCAAGCTATGacgaaaacgccgattaaaaatatcagattttttacaaaaaaaaaattttttttaataaaaaataatccgtttttttttgataacagtataaatagttgtccaaaagtggaatgccatacatcgttgaattcgtaacaaaattccctctcgatccatgtacatacattaaaatgctaattttttggcatttttcgaaaattttgatgatggtaccccttatcgaaaatgcaaaaatttgtaaaattttttttttcgaaaatcgaaaaagtatggatatacatagttagctatgttcATTAGCAACACAAAACTTTTAGCTGttcggccatttttggccaagctatggcgccgattgaaaatatccgattttttaacaaaatttgggttttctgttttgttaaaaaaattccgttttttttcgatagcagtaaaaacGTATAATAAATTACAAGCCTTTGTCTTAATTGCATTCTTGCTACAGCCCAGCGTTTTGACCTGGAAATTCCTTTGGTGTCGACACTTGATCCTTTGGCATTCCGGGGCCCATTTCCGCACGCATTTTGCCATTCCGGCTGTTTAACTCATCACCTGCCGTGACACCTGGCGATGATTTTCCGGCTGGCACACGTAGCAGCTATCTAAATTTCAATTAGAGTTTAAACCACCCGCACCAAAGTAGCTGAGCTCCCGTGGCGTGTTCCACCAACCAGGTAACTGCTGCCCCACCAACTACCCCCCTGGAAATAACTCAGCTCATTAGTTGCATGTTCATGTGCGGCAGCATTTTTTCCCCGAGCTTAAATCACTGGGTGGCTGCCGGTTGAAGAAGGTAACGTAACGAAGCACACCCCTCTCCACTATTACATCTCAAgcatatttattatatacatttttctgcattttttttacaggtacttttttttttttttgaaaacggTGCATCATAAATTTGTTGCGAGGGATTTGGTTCGGGGTATCTGGGCAGGTTTTCCTCTTGAGTAACGATACTTAATAAACCCGCATCATTTTCCCATTTGGTGCTCGCACTTCGCACGATCCCCTGCCCCCTCCAAAAGCATCGAGatgccacttccacttcctgTTCCTTTTGCTGCTTCCAAATTACCTGTCATTTCGAAATTATGATGCCAAGGAATCGCTGCTGGCTATGGATGTTCTGCCCCTCTGGAAAGACAGCATCCTGAGGACGCAGGaacaatttttatgtttatggcaAAAAGCGAGGcctaattttattttctctgCCGCGGGGCAGGATGCTTTCCCAGCAGCACACACATATCTCAAACTAATGCCAAAGACGGCCAGAATGTAAAACCTTATGCGCATTTTCCGATTGTAATCTGTAAGTAGGATGAGCGTGTGTATCATCTTATGGAATCATCCGGCTTCAACTTGCCTGTCAACAACGACTCACACATGGTTTTTTACTCCAAGTAACATGACAGTTCGATGATATTCCCCCAAAGTGGACATTTTCAGCAAGGTGCCGGAAAATGGCTAATATGAGATTTACTTTTTGCCAAAAGCTGACAACTGAGACTTTGATTGGTCGCAAGGACTTGAGTTGTGTCATAAACCAAATGAAAGTCACGAAGGCCACTAAGGATGGGCCGAAACCCAAGAGAACTGATTATGTTGCGGAATCGAGGGCTTCTTTAATATTTGGGACAAAACTGGATGGGATTCTGTTGTTTGGCCAAAAGTATACTACGCGAGCATAGTTTTCTCACATATTATAAATTCCAGAAATTTGTCGCTGCTTgtctaaatataaatacatagtTTCACTAAATGTATAATCTTGGGAACATAatttttgtagttttatttaaGTCAACAAGTAAACGAAATACCAGAGCAATTTAAAGCTTTTGAGTGTCATCCTGATTGGATGACTAGCAATATGACCCTACATTCAATTAGTTATAGGTCTGAATTTCGGTACTCTAGCTGCTGTCCGGCAATTTGCCATCGAGGCTGCGCACGAGGAGCACACCGGCACAGAATGCCAAGGAACACTTGACGAATGACCAGGTATGATAGTCCCTGTAGACGGCCTTACACCACTCCATCGGTTTCAGCTGGGACCACAGTGACATACTTGAGCCTGAAAAATTTGCAGCGAAACAAACCTAATGGATCGGAGGAGAGTTGTGGTGGGGATGCCAATGAATTTCGATTTAATCTGGCTGGATTACTTACCAATTTGCGGCGTTGACGTGATGTGTACACCCCCAGTCGGTTGGTATACTTGGTATacttggaaaatatttgttttatgtgcTGCCCAGGTATATAGAGCAGAAACGAATGGCAATTTCATGACACACTTGCTCAAAAGAATTtctgattttggtttttgcgtatacatttttcagaaaatacaaatgcaaacgAGCAAGTGGGTCAAGACAGCCAGCCAGCGGGCAGATGTGTTGATTTGGCAAGCTTGTTAATTAGCCAAGAAATTTATTTGCGAACCATACACACTAACTTATATACGATAAACAGATTAACTTATGCGCCATGTGCATACTCGCATTCACTTCACCGAGCTGCTAAAGTTCTTCTCATTACTCAGGCACTGATTGCAAATGGTGCAGAAGATTTGCTGGAATGATACGAATTGCCTTTTAATGAGAAACTCAATTGACCAATGAAATATTGACATTAAATAACCAGTTGAGGATAACGGTTTCCATTTGGTAGTAAGATAGTACCATAGATGGGCACAAAAACTTGGGGAATATTAAGGCAATAATACGGAGCTAAATAGTTCTATTGAACTGCATATTCGGAATTACTATTTACATTTCCAGATCTTTGAGGGTTTAAAATTCCTTTAAATGCCAAAGAATTTACTACAGCTCCATACTCTTGGAGCATTTTAGCTCATCTTTACTATCCTCACTGATCCTTGCTGACTCTGAAAACTGCACTTACCGGCAGCGAGGATCTCGCATATCCTCCACATCCTCCTTGCGAGGTGCCCGTGCTCTCGAAGTGCCTCAGCCAGGACTTGATGACATTCGTCGGCGGCGTTTGGTAAATGCTGAACTGCTTCTTGAAAAGCCGCTGGGCGGTGCTGATGGAGTCGTTGCTCTTGTAGTAGGCGCGTATGACGAACGCCCGGTGCACACCCGTCCACTGATCCATTCCGAATGCAACTGGCGCCGCCGACAGAGATCGAAAATGCCATGTGGGAACGGCCACTGGGAACATGGCCAGTTTCGCTGGTGCGACAGTTTTCGCTTGCACTTCCGGCTCACGGCCGCCATAAAAAAGCGGCGCTCGTTTGCCACGAAtgatatatatacacaaatttgtgtacaaaaaaatattccaaCATTCATAATTATTTGAACGAAATTAATTGGTCGTGCCGAGCGGGAGGGGCAGTGAGCCGAAGATGGGGGTGCTATATGTGGTGCATCGTTGATGGTCTAAAATTATACACCGCACGACGGCTGacgcggcgtatgagcaatcTGAATTTCTTCTTGCAAGGAATTCAGTGGCGGCCGGCCGTGCGCTTAAGTTTCAAGTGCAAATCGAAGGGGCACCACCAGCTCGCGACCAATCCTTCAGctatcaatcaatcaatcaggCAAAGCCATCATCATTATGCTTCATCAGCGCCAGAAGTACAGTCATCAATTGGAGGCGGGGGCGAGGGGGCGTAACTGGTAAAGGGGACGTTGCTGGAGCTCAATGTGCGCTCCAAATCAGCTTGAACTCATTTAAAGTTTGGCTACAAGCTAAATCCGCTTTGCGAATTTGGCAAGTGGGTAAGCAGTTGGCACAGCCAAAGTCTTTAAGCTGTTTTGCTGGCTCTATTCTATGGGCGATACTCTAGCTTTTAGCTCTTTGGTATGTTCACTTTAGTTgtagttatatttatatttagtaaAGAATTGTGTGGGTTAGGAGATCATTGTGTTCTATTAAACACAAGCTTAAATAGATACTTTCctaaatttgtaaattttggtttaatatttttagatatttttaaacttttttcaGCAATTCTATTCAGTATTAATCAGATTTTTACATATGTTCTGGCCATTTAAGAAGAAGTGCTCCTTAAATGTTTATACAAGTAGAATACACTAGACTTTTGCAACGACGAGACCCATGCTGTTCTTGGTGTTtctttgttgattttgtttcaGAGATTTTTTTCGCCTCGCCATTTTGCTGGACCATCGAGCACGTAACTGCAATACAATGCACGGCCATCGCTtagatagatatagatatagatatagatacattTATGTAGTTTTTGTTGGGGCTGTGCTTTggcctttgttgctgctgcagcaaagTTAGCAAATGCTGCTGTCGCTTTGCCATTTACACAGTTAGCCGGGCCAACAGGCGGAAGGGGCGGCTCCAAAAAGGGGGCGGACATCCATCCATCGCACGTCCTACCCACTCCGCTTGGATTCCAGGGTatgtctatgtgtgtgtaagtgtgtgcaTCCTTCGtttcccttcttttttttttttagctgtcTCTGCTTGTCATTTTGACACCTTCATTTGCTCGGAACATTCAGCTCCAGTCAGGGGGCAGTGATTCTGTTTGCTTTCGTAACTTTTTTCTCCCTTCCAGCAAAAttcgtgtatgtgtgtggtgtgtggggtggtgtgtgtgtgtgtgtggtgtatCTGTGTGGGCCGTTTCGAGAGCGTCATTTCGGctgaaaatgctttaaaatgTGAGATCTGGTGGAAATGTAGCACCCTACGGCCAGATTACAAAGGAGTTAACGAATGCATTGTCTGCTAATTGGCAACGAAATAGGATGGTTATAAAACTCTAAATTGATGtgatttaatttcatattttatttcgcttgCTTTAATGCTTGGTGTACGCAAACATTCGAAGCTTAAAAAAAGTAAGAGGTTTAAACaaacacatttaattataacaaatACTAATTAATTTTGATACATGTGTGTATGTAATAGTCCCAgtgtattatttataataatttaatggTTTTACCGCTTTTTTCGAACTTTACGACTTTTTTAGATGACTAAACACAAGGTCTATTTATATACAAAGATGttcatttttagtttataCACTTTGTTCCCGAAAAATTTATGTATTAAACAATGTAAGAGTTATAGAAATAGAATTGAAACTGAATAAACATGATATTGCATCATACAATGGAAATGTGtaatgatttttaaattaagcGGCTGCTTTTGCATTAGTTTGGCtacttttattttgcattGAAGCCTTTATAGATTTTGAacttaaaatattacaatGTCGCATCCTTTCGTCCTCTGACCCTTTGAACTGAAATGCCTGAAGAAATACCCGTAGCTTGAAATAAAAACGGAGGAACGAAAAAGAAATCTAGAGGAAAAAGCAACAATGGCAAGACAAATGATCCAATGACTGTCTGACTGCACTTTGCCCTATATCAACCGgctcaaaaaaggaaaatcagaaaaaatccacaaaaaatgTAAGGAAAATGTATCGGGTTAGGTCGTACCACCACTCGTAGACCCGGTTGCTGTCTCAATTTTGGTAAGCGTCCGTTTTTGTATGCAAAGTTGGTGGATTTGGCACCACCCACGCCACATAGATGATGATGACAGAGGGCAGCGCAAAAAGCCACTCTGAACTGGGTCAAGACTTCAttgtttatctttttttttgtgttttggaGCACTAGCATCTGTAATGGCGCGGAGCCGGAAAAGAGGATATCCACACATACTTTGCAGCCCGCGCATCCCTGGGACTTGCTCGTCGAGCATACTTCAGCTGGCAAATTAGCAGGAATCCGAGCTCACTTACggttatatattaaattttgcaTGGCAAATGCGCCAAAGAAGGTCAAATAGCTGGGTGGCTGGGGCAGCCGGACGCTTTCACAAGCATTTCACTTTCCGGCGGGGCCGCAGCTTAGCACACACTCTCAACTGCACGGTAACAGAAAAGGGGGTAATTGGTCAACATTAAGGACAATAGATGCAAAACAAAGTTccttaaaaacattaaaatggTATAAATTCGAAGTATCATCTTATTCAGCTTCTAATGTAagttgaaaatatatatttctcaCTTCTTAAGAGATATagaaaaataagttaatttatatttgcataGTATATTTTGTTATGTATTTGTCCCTCCTAATCTTTGAAATAGCTTATAAAATTTTGCAATGAGTATAAAGATTTTATCTGCGTGCAGCAACGGAATTCGTGAAGTTCGTTTGGTTGTAAATCTGGCTAAAACAGGATAGCAAGCTCCGGCAGATGCAGCGGAAGCGGATGCAGGATGCTGGGTGAAGCGGGAGGAGCTAAGGATGTGCGAGGCGGTGGGCAGGGGTAAGCCCAATGCCCAGACACGCGCGGATGTAAGGCGTTGATAGCGTCGGCTTATCGGCCTTCCGAGAAGCGGGAGCTGGTGCTCCCAGGATGCATCCTGCTGGGGGACACATTGCGTGCGTGGGCATTGAAGGAGCCTTTAAGAGGGGGAGCGTATGCTGCAACACGCAATCAAGTGAAAGTTGGCAGCCAGAAAAGGCCACTTACTTAGCGCCCCTTAAACAGATTTACCTCACTTTGGAGTTGAAAAATGGTCAGCATGTATTTGGCGAATATAAGCTGCGCAAAGCCTTTAATTAGCACCGAAAGCGATTCCGTTAACCCGAAGCTGGTTGCTCAACATCACGCAGTCATCAAGTATCCTTATATGATCTGGTGGGCATGTTGATGGTGCTCCAAGTACAAGGGCTACGGAGGCTCCTAGAAGTTGCGAAAGTAAGATACAGTTCATTTGGCTGTCAATAAATAAGCAGAGATTTTCAAAATCAGCATCGAGCTTAATTTCTGCCAATTTGTTA is part of the Drosophila yakuba strain Tai18E2 chromosome 2R, Prin_Dyak_Tai18E2_2.1, whole genome shotgun sequence genome and encodes:
- the LOC6530915 gene encoding uncharacterized protein LOC6530915 — translated: MENEDSLDFTNLISCKGRMPKLTLPNVHPIKDINAFMSDPKNINVSIDDLIKRQEVNAQQCRKVLKILKERLSLKLSTMQKLKKDLLDLHSEIKKPGAETRFVTNHEKVKLHFLDETESSKHEVSDALERCNIKMSSIYCEILALDSDMGSVVYLERVSQINIDYIKDWYNTEKQNKKRKSLSAADGVKPTV
- the LOC6530916 gene encoding uncharacterized protein LOC6530916 — encoded protein: MSLWSQLKPMEWCKAVYRDYHTWSFVKCSLAFCAGVLLVRSLDGKLPDSS
- the LOC6530917 gene encoding uncharacterized protein LOC6530917, giving the protein MDQWTGVHRAFVIRAYYKSNDSISTAQRLFKKQFSIYQTPPTNVIKSWLRHFESTGTSQGGCGGYARSSLPQIFCTICNQCLSNEKNFSSSVK
- the LOC26536419 gene encoding uncharacterized protein LOC26536419, which encodes MSAPFLEPPLPPVGPANCVNGKATAAFANFAAAATKAKAQPQQKLHKCIYIYIYIYLSDGRALYCSYVLDGPAKWRGEKNL